ACCACGGGGCAAATCATCGACAGCCTCGAGATGGCATCGGTCAAGGCGCTGAACAGTATCTCCAATTCCGCCAAACGCCAATTCCAGGCGGGCTGATTATGTCGAGACGACATCATTACAGGCGGCGGGCGGAAGGACCTTCCGAATTGGATATGACCACCTTCATGAATCTGATGGTGGTGCTCATACCGTTTCTGCTTATCGGTGCCGTTTTCTCACGCGTGACGGTCATGGAGTTGAGCGTGCCGACCGCCGCCGGTGGGGCGGCTATTGTAAAGCCAAACTTCACTATCGAAGTGATCGTTCGTGATGCCGGGCTGGAGATTGCCAACGGCTCGTCAGTGGTGGCTGCCATCCCGAAGACGGGGAATCAGTACGATCTGAAGTTGCTGTCCGAAATGCTCGTCCGCCTGAAGGCCGATTACCCGGAGAAGAAAGAGGCAACGGTTTTGATGGAGCCGGGAATCGAATACGACTACCTGATTCAGGTCATGGACACGCTTCGTGGCGCCGAAGTACGGGTGGCGGGGAGTGAAGTGATGCAGAAAGTAGAGCTGTTCCCCGACATATCGATTGGAGACGCGCCATGACGAATACCAGACGCCTAAGACGGATGGGGCGCAACAAGAAAAAGGTGCCAAGCCTGAACCTGACGTCGCTGATGGATGTCTTTACCATTCTGGTGTTCTTCCTGCTTTTCAACACGGGCTCCACTGAGGTTGTGGAATCCCCCAAGGAGATCAAACTGCCCCACTCGGTGATCGAGGCCAAGCCAAGGGAAACGGTCGTGATCATGGTCAGTCCGGAGGCTGTGCTGGTTCAGGGCCAAGCCGTGATCGGCACCCCCGAACTGCTTGCATCCAGGAATGAGACGATTGCGGCGGTAACCGCCCGGCTGGATCAGATTGAACGCAATATTATCGGGATAAGCACCAAGACGGTCGTCGACAGCAAGGAGGTCACCATCCTTGCAGATAAAACGATTCCGTTCAGTGCGCTCAAGAAAATAATGTCAACCTGCACGGGGTCTGGATACGGGAAGATTTCTCTCGCGGTCATCCAGAAGGCCTCGCAAAGCTAGGGTGAATCCCGTGAATACATCCTTATTGACACAGGAATTGGAGCCACTGAACGCGCAGATCGAGCAGACTCGGGCGAAACTCGAGGTGCTTGGAGGTGAGCTGCGCGTGGTAGAGGCAGAGCTCGAAACGTTTTCCGCCGACAGACAGCGGTTCGACGCCTTGCGGGATGCCTGCAATGCGCTCGACAAGCTGACCGAACTGAAAGCGGGCGAGCTCTTTTGGGAGGGAGTGCCGGAGGTTACCGATGCTGCCGGACACATTAATCGACTTCGGGGTCGGGTTGCCCGTTTCGAAGGAGAGATACGGGGGGTTCTGGAAAAACAGGCGGCGCTCAAGGCGCAGGTCAACGACGGCCTCAATGAGCTGGACTACCTGTTTGATGAGGTAAACGATGCCCATGCCCGTGATGAGCGGCGCAAGGAAGAATTCATCATCGAGCGGGAGATTTCCCCCGTTCCTCCCCGGGCGCTGGTCATGCCCTGGACTACCGATGGGGAGTGCGAAAAGCGCTTCCGCCGCGCCATGCTCACTGCGTTGTTCTTCAGCATGGTCCTTGGCTATCTCATTCCCCTCGTGAATGTGCCGGTGCCGGATCGGATGGCCCTCGTCGTTGAGATTCCGGAACGATTGGCCATGCTGGTCAAGAAGGAACCGCCCAGGCCGGAACCGGTGGCGGAGCGGCCCAGGGAAGAGAAGAAGCCGCAGACCGATCAGGGTCAAACCGAGAAGAAAACCCAACCTGAGCAGCAAAAACCTCAGGAGCGCCCGGCCGCCAAGGGAGAGCCGAAACCTGGAACCCCCGGCGAGGTCCAGCTCGCGCGGAAAAAAGCCGAAAACACCGGTCTTCTGGCGTTCAAGAGCGATTTTGCCGACCTCATGGAAGAAATCCCCGTGGCGAGGCTCGGCGCCGAGGCTCGTCTGAGCAAGGACGCCTCGCAGGCGGCAGGGCAGGCCCAGGCACAACGCTCGCTGGTGGCGATGCAGGCACAGGGATCCAGCGGCGGCATCGGCAATGCCGGCGTCAGCCGGAATCTCGGATATGGTGGCAGCGGCGGCGGAAATGGTGTCGGCAGGGGCGGCAGCGGCGGCGGTGGCGGCGGCGGCAATGCCGATCGAATTGGCGGGGTGGGTTTCGCCCGGGTAGAAAGTGCTGTCGCGGGCCTGGCCGAAGAGTCGCGGCCGCTCAGCTCGGGTGCTGGTCCGGCCCGAACCGATGAAGAAATCCAGATCGTATTCGACCGATACAAGGCGGCGCTCTATCGGATCTACAACACCGAATTGCGCAAGAATCCGACACTGCGCGGGAAGATCCTGATGCGAATCACCATCGAACCGGGTGGGGAAGTGTC
The Desulfuromonadales bacterium DNA segment above includes these coding regions:
- a CDS encoding biopolymer transporter ExbD → MDMTTFMNLMVVLIPFLLIGAVFSRVTVMELSVPTAAGGAAIVKPNFTIEVIVRDAGLEIANGSSVVAAIPKTGNQYDLKLLSEMLVRLKADYPEKKEATVLMEPGIEYDYLIQVMDTLRGAEVRVAGSEVMQKVELFPDISIGDAP
- a CDS encoding biopolymer transporter ExbD, which encodes MTNTRRLRRMGRNKKKVPSLNLTSLMDVFTILVFFLLFNTGSTEVVESPKEIKLPHSVIEAKPRETVVIMVSPEAVLVQGQAVIGTPELLASRNETIAAVTARLDQIERNIIGISTKTVVDSKEVTILADKTIPFSALKKIMSTCTGSGYGKISLAVIQKASQS
- a CDS encoding AgmX/PglI C-terminal domain-containing protein, whose translation is MNTSLLTQELEPLNAQIEQTRAKLEVLGGELRVVEAELETFSADRQRFDALRDACNALDKLTELKAGELFWEGVPEVTDAAGHINRLRGRVARFEGEIRGVLEKQAALKAQVNDGLNELDYLFDEVNDAHARDERRKEEFIIEREISPVPPRALVMPWTTDGECEKRFRRAMLTALFFSMVLGYLIPLVNVPVPDRMALVVEIPERLAMLVKKEPPRPEPVAERPREEKKPQTDQGQTEKKTQPEQQKPQERPAAKGEPKPGTPGEVQLARKKAENTGLLAFKSDFADLMEEIPVARLGAEARLSKDASQAAGQAQAQRSLVAMQAQGSSGGIGNAGVSRNLGYGGSGGGNGVGRGGSGGGGGGGNADRIGGVGFARVESAVAGLAEESRPLSSGAGPARTDEEIQIVFDRYKAALYRIYNTELRKNPTLRGKILMRITIEPGGEVSACSVESTDLASPELVAQIVERVKRFNFGPKEDVPKTTILYPIDFLPAV